One part of the Rutidosis leptorrhynchoides isolate AG116_Rl617_1_P2 chromosome 1, CSIRO_AGI_Rlap_v1, whole genome shotgun sequence genome encodes these proteins:
- the LOC139894708 gene encoding uncharacterized protein, translating into MAPDHVKWLCEEVTKLVRAGILREVQYQSWIANPVCFVWTSEAETAFQEMKKLLKTFPTLTAPIDGEILYLYILVANEAFGSVLIAERDKIQKPVYFVSKALTGSEINYAPIEKFVYALILTLRRLRRYFQGHPVHVLTNMPVKQGQVLADYLAEMTGELEVINERTALKPILGKTWVLFTDGASCAEGAGAGLVLTSPSGEEYTYALRFNFDVTNNEAEYEALLAGLNIVRKMNITKLRAFTDLQLVANQFNGSFEAHDSSMQKYFQLLKELVERFEHFKLVQVPRSQNKKADALSKLAALTFSHFQKQVWVEELPSKSIDNNLMVASVEEEQPKWMEPILQYIRNYTLPSDNREARLVRE; encoded by the exons ATGGCCCCAGATCACGTGAAGTGGTTGTGTGAAGAGGTAACTAAATTGGTGAGAGCTGGAATTTTACGCGAAGttcaataccaatcatggattgcgaaTCCAGTTTG CTTTGTTTGGACAAGTGAAGCAGAAACCGCGTTTCAAGAAATGAAGAAGTTGTTGAAAACTTTTCCTACATTAACAGCGCCAATTGATGGCGAAATTCTTTACCTTTATATATTAGTAGCAAAtgaagcttttggctcagttttaATTGCGGAAAGGGATAAAATACAAAAGCCTGTGTATTTTGTCAGTAAAGCTCTTAcaggaagtgaaataaactatgcgccgattgagAAGTTTGTGTACGCACTCATTTTAACATTGCGGAGGttaagaagatattttcaagggcatccagtGCACGTGTTAACTAATATGCCGGTCAAGCAG GGCCAGGTTTtggcggattatctcgctgaaATGACTGGGGAGTTggaggtgattaatgagcgaacAGCGTTAAAACCGATACTTGGCAAAACTTGGGTTTTGTTTACTGATGGTGCTTCATGTGCAGAAGGCGCAGGTGCGGGTTTGGTTTTGACAAGCCCAAGTGGTGAGGAGTATACATACGCATTGcgttttaattttgatgtgacaaataATGAAGCGGAATATGAAGCGTTACTTGCTGGTTTAAATATTGTGCGAAAGATGAATATCACTAAGTTGCGGGCATTTACAGATTTGCAATTAGTAGCAAATCAGTTTAATGGATCTTTCGAAGCACATGATTCATCAATGCAGAAATATTTCCAGTTATTGAAAGAATTGGTAGAGCGGTTTGAGCATTTTAAACTTGTGCAAGTGCCAAGAAGTCAAAATAAAAAGGCGGATGCTTTGAGTAAGTTGGCCGCCTTAACATTttcgcactttcaaaaacaagttTGGGTCGAGGAATTACCAAGCAAGTCAATAGATAATAACTTAATGGTTGCGTCTGTTGAAGAAGAACAGCCAAAATGGATGGAACCAATTCTGCAATACATCCGTAATTATACTTTGCCAAGTGATAACCGTGAAGCTCGCTTAGTAAGAGAGTGA
- the LOC139894724 gene encoding uncharacterized protein, whose translation MRCVDPIEVEIIVDEVHNGSCALHSGYKTNAAKIMRMGYFWPSLYRDVAKIVKRWPFPAGPGNVKFLIVAIDYFTKWVEAKAVRTITGVQVRNFVWECIVCSFVQKFTSVAHPHANGFYEVTNRDIVSDELPNVLWAHRTTFKKSTGETPFSLVYGSEAVIPAEILVPTHRVANFEEEANDDELGENMNFIEERRLIAVIREANNKQQIAKYYNKRVRALSFDIGEWVLRNNDASRAEKLGKLGPNWEGPYQIVAINAAGSYKLADVEGRTLPNVWHAALLKRYYE comes from the exons ATGCGGTGTGTTGACCCAATTGAAGTAGAAATAATAGTCGATGAAGTGCATAACGGTtcttgtgcactgcattcaggtTATAAAACTAATGCGGCAAAGATTATGcggatgggttacttttggccatccctgTATCGCGATGTTGCGAAGATTGTTAAGCGTT GGCCATTTCCCGCAGGGCCTGGCAATGTCAAGTTTCTGATTGTGGCAATTGACTATTTTACAAAATGGGTTGAGGCTAAGGCTGTTCGCACTATCACTGGTGTGCAAGtgagaaattttgtatgggaatgcATTGTTTGTAGTTTTg TACAAAAGTTTACATCAGTTGCACATCCGCACGCTAATGGCTTCTACGAAGTAACTAATCGCGATATCgtaagcg atgaattacccaatgtttTGTGGGCACATCGCACTACCTTCAAGAAAAGTACaggggaaacaccttttagtttggtgtatggctctgaggcagtaatACCCGCAGAAATTCTTGTGCCAACGCATAGAGTCGCTAACTTTGAGGAAGAAGCGAACGATGATGAATTGGGCGAAAATATGAATTTCATTGAGGAGCGAAGGTTAATAGCTGTTATTAGAGAAGCAAATAATAAACAACAAAtcgctaagtattataacaaaagggTGCGTGCTTTATCTTTTGATATAGGAGAATGGGTGCTGCGAAATAACGATGCAAGTAGAGCTGAAAAGCTTGGAAAATTGGGACCTAATTGGGAGGGtccttatcaaattgtggcaattaatgcagcaggttcatataagctcgcAGATGTGGAAGGGCGAACTTTACCTAATGTGTGGCATGCCGCTTTATTAAAGCGATACTATGAGTAA